A part of Podarcis muralis chromosome 13, rPodMur119.hap1.1, whole genome shotgun sequence genomic DNA contains:
- the LOC114582919 gene encoding olfactory receptor 11L1-like, whose protein sequence is MVFVIIYTMTVVGNIIIITLVISDHHLHTPMYYFLGNLSCLETCYSSTVLPRMLTSFLTGDRTISIGGCFTQFFWFGSLAIAECYLLADMSYDRYLAICKPLHYATLMNGELCFLLSAGSWLCGITVMTIVVSLMSQLYYCGPSEIDHFLCELTPVIILSCSDTTLVTLVVHILSIINAVSFFLTLSSYVYIISTILRIPSSTGRKKAFSTCSSHLIVVSIFYGSLIFVYVLPKKDALWEVDKIFSVFYSVLTPLINPLIYSLRNKEVKEALKRAIKKCKVLE, encoded by the coding sequence ATGGTGTTCGTAATCATCTACACTATGACTGTGGTTGGAAACATCATAATCATCACTCTGGTAATCTCTGATCATCACCTTCATACTCCTATGTACTACTTCCTTGGAAACTTGTCCTGCTTGGAGACCTGTTACTCTTCAACTGTCCTCCCCAGAATGTTAACCAGCTTCCTGACAGGGGATAGAACTATATCTATTGGTGGCTGCTTCACACAGTTTTTTTGGTTTGGAAGCTTAGCAATTGCTGAATGCTACCTGTTGGCTGACATGTCCTATGACCGCTATTTAGCCATATGTAAGCCTCTCCACTATGCCACTCTTATGAATGGGGAACTCTGCTTTCTCTTGTCGGCTGGGTCCTGGCTATGTGGGATTACAGTTATGACAATAGTAGTAAGTTTAATGTCACAACTATATTACTGTGGTCCCAGTGAAATTGATCATTTCCTATGCGAATTAACACCGGTGATAATTCTTTCTTGCAGTGACACCACTTTGGTGACGCTGGTGGTTCATATACTGTCAATCATAAATGCTGTTTCTTTTTTCCTGACACTGTCGTCTTATGTGTATATAATTTCTACCATCTTACGGATCCCATCTTCAACAGGGAGGAAAAAGGCCTTTTCAACCTGTTCTTCCCACCTTATTGTGGTTTCTATATTTTATGGATCATTAATATTTGTATATGTGCTTCCAAAAAAGGACGCATTGTGGGAAGTGGACAAAATCTTTTCAGTCTTCTACTCAGTCTTAACCCCTCTAATCAATCCCCTTATCTACAGCCTGAGGAACAAAGAAGTGAAAGAAGCCTTAAAGAGGGCTATTAAAAAATGCAAGGTTTTAGAATAA
- the LOC114582918 gene encoding olfactory receptor 5B21-like, protein MENFDKGNGTPITTFTLLGFGNDPKLQIPFFMVFVFIYTVTVVGNIIIITLVISDHHLHTPMYYFLGNLSCLETCYTSTVLPRMLASFLTGDRTISIGGCFAQFFWFGTLAIAECYLLAAMSYDRYLAICKPLHYATLMDGKLCFLLSAGSWLCGITVMTIVVSLMSQLYYCGPSEIDHFFCELAPVINLSCSDTTMVALVGLIVSVIDAIPSCLLTLMSYVCIIATILRIPSSTGRKKAFSTCSSHLIVVSIFYGSLIFVYVLPKKEALWEVDKIFSVFYTVLTPLINPLIYSLRNKEVKEALRRIISKCRVLT, encoded by the coding sequence ATGGAGAATTTTGACAAAGGCAATGGAACACCAATAACCACATTTACCCTTCTGGGATTTGGAAATGACCCTAAACTACAAATTCCATTCTTCATGGTGTTTGTATTCATCTACACTGTGACTGTGGTTGGAAACATCATAATCATCACTCTGGTAATCTCTGATCATCACCTTCATACTCCTATGTACTACTTCCTTGGAAACTTGTCCTGCTTGGAGACCTGCTACACTTCAACTGTCCTCCCCAGGATGTTAGCCAGCTTCCTGACAGGGGATAGAACTATATCTATTGGTGGCTGCTTTGCACAGTTTTTTTGGTTTGGGACCCTAGCAATTGCTGAATGCTACCTGTTGGCTGCCATGTCCTACGATCGCTATTTAGCCATATGTAAGCCCCTCCACTATGCCACTCTTATGGATGGGAAACTCTGCTTTCTCTTGTCGGCTGGGTCCTGGCTATGTGGGATTACAGTTATGACAATAGTAGTAAGTTTAATGTCACAACTATATTACTGTGGTCCCAGTGAAATTGATCATTTCTTTTGTGAATTGGCACCAGTGATTAATCTCTCTTGCAGTGACACCACTATGGTGGCACTGGTGGGTCTCATAGTCTCAGTCATAGATGCTATTCCGTCTTGTCTCCTAACGCTGATGTCTTATGTGTGTATAATAGCCACCATCTTACGGATCCCATCTTCAACAGGGAGGAAAAAGGCATTTTCAACCTGTTCTTCCCACCTTATTGTGGTTTCTATATTTTATGGATCATTAATATTTGTATATGTGCTCCCAAAAAAGGAAGCTCTGTGGGAAGTGGACAAAATCTTTTCAGTCTTCTACACAGTCTTAACCCCTCTAATCAATCCCCTTATCTACAGCCTGAGGAACAAAGAGGTGAAAGAAGCTTTAAGGAGAATCATAAGCAAATGCAGGGTTTTGACATAA